TAACGTAAAATTGTTATGGATGTCCCTGTACTagaagttaaattgtattttgcttcctctacttaaaaaataaataaattagtccttgtatattagataaaaaaataaattgatcatttctgttaaaaattggtgTGACTAATGAAACAACTAGGCATTGACACATTGCGCGCCATGTGTATCTAATGCTGACGTATAGAGATCAAATTTTAATAGCAAAAATGGATGGGTTTTTTAACAGAAAGAtaaatttgctctttgatctaatgtgcaatgactaatttatctttttttagtagaggggacAAAATACAATTCAATCCTAGTACAAGTACCTTTATGACACTTTCACCCACAAGCAAAAGACTTGGTCTAAAGAGGTAGATTTTGATTGGGGGAAAGAGTAATAAAAGTGGCTTTAAAAGGTTAACAAGCCCTTATCAAGTGTCATTCAAAGAGGTCCTAGAACCCCCACGTTGCCCATCCTCTTGGGGGCATTACATGGCCCATTTCAAGCTGTCTTCCTCTCCTTATTGCACCCTCAATTTCTTGAATGCATTGCATCTGCCCCctcttctctttttattttgcactacaaaacaaaatataactacaaataaataactaaaaattgtTTCCCCCTCCTATACATCAAACTTGTTTACTCCAATCATTCACTTAATGAATTGGCAACATCCATTAGATTTTATGTATGCTTCTATTTTGTGGGATCCATTCAGCATGTATTAGACAAATTGGCCATGGTTTTCACCGTCTTTCCAAGTACAACTTATTGCCTCTCTAATTGTAGAGCCTATTTGCATCAAAATCTTATTGTTTCATGGGACACACCACTAAATTGTTGGTGTGTCATATTAGGATAAGCAGTTTCTGAATATAATTTTATAGACAAGTAGGATTTTTTTAAGAACTTATTCTTTCAAGCTAGCTAGCTTATCCACAATGATGAACAGACCGGTGTTTATGGTATATGTTTATAGTACACATTTGTGTTTAGTTAAATTGTAGAGACAGTCCTTGTAGTATATATTTTTTgcgaatttagtctctttactatattttttattatttcatgttcTCTACTTTTTGAAATTGTGTATTTCTAGATCTCACACGAACTTTTTTTTTAGTTCCGTCAAATAATTCACCTTGAGATTTTTTGTATATCTAACCAAacttttttaatttgtatatttaaaaaagacaaaagaaaaggttaaaatatgctattagtccttgtactttgacAAAATTTGATATTTGGTTCATATACTTAAAAAGCTAGAAATTAAGTCCTCCCACTGTTTTGATTTAAAAATCCCAATCCAATCATTAAAATTGTTagtattttttctcaaaatttgtcaatttgatATGTTAATTAAGCTACCCTCATATGACATGTCATATGATTGATGgaaaataaacatgtaaatttgatcaattttaatagaaacaaccAACTATGATAGTTATTAGACTAGAACTTTTAAACAGAAAAAGTAAGATTggtgtttaaaattgaatttttaacttttaaaatataaagactaaatctcaaatattataaaagtagaagaactaatagcatattttaaccaaaaaagaaagattataatatttttccaattgtatagaaaataaaaatatgtatactactaataaaaataagcatggtcaaattatttaacataattaacaGAAAACAAATGAtgttaaaattgaaaatgatgaaagagattattaatgtaaaaaaaatcataaatgttgtaatagaactcaagtttaaatgattttgtttgatttgggaagaaacatgaagTAGTTTAATTTACAACTAAACATGTTGATGGCAAGCAACATGTAATGCTTCTTGCTTTTAAAAATGTCAAGGTTATATGTCTTTTACTCAAGCTTTTGAGATGACAATGTGGGGCTATGAAGTCAAAACTACTTTATCCTTGGAGTCAATATTTACCTATATCCATTTAAACCATTAATATACAGGCAAAACTACAGTGTCTTaagtttgattaatttaataatatgggATGCATGAAAACTCTTGTCTCACTCGTTTTTGTTCATTTGTCTGGTTTTTCTTAACAACTGATTTTTCCTAAGTTTGTCATTAAACTATTGTCTTAAATGCAAGTGAAGTCTATTCAGAAAGGTGCTGATGTAACTAAAGTTGTTATTCATTTTAAGCTTAGTGTCTTCAAAGTCCAAATGGATTTTTGTCTCTTCTGCTGTCATTTTTATCGTTTTATTAAAACCAAACAAAGTTATTGCAATTTGAGGTATTACTggatttgtttttgtttaatttggtaaatttttttaatccaaaACTGTATCAGCTTTTGTTTGTGATCACTAGAAATTGGTTATGGTTTATTTATGATTGAGTAGATCAGATTATATTGATTTTTAGATGTATTGATTAAGATAGTCTTTAATAATTGAAGACCTTTTATATTGTTACTTATGAGAAAAGTGATTGTAATTTATGAATACTgataaatctatatatatatatatatatatatacatgattggCTTGTATTAGGTAAAAAATACTTAGAGAACTTTACCTTTGCCATTTTAGGAACTATCTTTTGAGTGTAAAAATGATAAGTAAGAAAGTACAGGTGAGTCACTTAATTTACAtctaaattttcatggaaaaattttagaTGAGAGCTATTCAATTTAGAATATAGGTGTTGCATGGCGAGATTGTAGAACTTAAATTATAGTTTGTACTTAGTTGAAGTAGATTAACTCTTTAAATAAAATCCCACAAATATAGGAAGAAACCGAACTACATAACTAAATTTTCTATATCTATATCTACTTTTATCTTTACTTGTCACTTAATCCAAGTAcaacatgttatatatatatggtcgAAAGGAAACTAAATTCACAAACATATCATAAGAGTCAAGCTTGGTAAATAATACACCTTTGCTTATCAACTAATAATAAAGGGTCCAAACTACTAGGAGTATTATAAACATTAAACAAAGTGGAAAAGTGAAAGCCATCCGAGGGAGTAGGAGGTTGAAAATGATTCCCTAGCTGAACAAGTGCATTAGCacatttgtaacttttttttaaatctaattctCACTTTGATCATCTTTACTGCACACGTTGAATGATGCTTTATTAAGATTTGGATGATATTACTCACTTAAGAAAATTAATTGGATTTAATCAAAGGAAATTAACCAAATAGAGATTAAGTAGAAAGCAGAAGAGGAATTGAAGAAATGTGTACTTTTATGTTAATCTCTTGTAAATACATAATACAATTCCATTAATGCATTGTGATGGGAAATAAAATACaaagtataaaatatttttcacttaTGGTAGGCACATCGTGAAGTAGTGGGGTacatttttatatacttttaaacttgAAAAAGTGTTGAAACTAGAGCATCTTCATGATCATGTGTTGTAAGGCAATTAGATTTTCAAGTCAAAGAGGACCATATGTTGATGATGAGTGGAAACAAGCTACTCCTCCAATTCCAACATATCCTTCTCTCATCAATCTTTCAAGCTCCTTTGCCTCCTCTGCTTTTTCCCTCTGAAATGCCATTTTACACATTACAAACCATAAGCTTTTTGagcttatatgtatatatgtatatgtatatgtatatgtatatgtataattctgagttgggaaagcACCTGCATTCTTTCCATGGCATCTGACTCTGAGTTGAAGTCATAATATGTGCTAGCTGCCGTCAACTTCATTGAAAGAAACTACAACATTTCCAAATAGTAAATTAGTGTTAAAGCTTTACCAACATGTCCATATACAATCCATATAATCATgcattcatttatatatatacatgtgtatacATGTTACAAACTCACCTCAACTTGATTCTGCAAGGACTGCACATAATTGATTATCTCATCTAGCATTAATGCCATGCCCATGGTCTGCACATATTATCAACCACCATTGAGAAATGTAAGTGAAAACTTCGTCGTCGTTTTTGCTACTTTCAgtactttaaaaaaaagaagCCATTTTACCTTGTAGCAGCCTGGAACAATGTCTTGCAAGCATCTTAATCTCTCATTTATTTTCCCTCTTCTGACCTGATGGTTGACAGAAATATACGTCGTTTCCAATAAGTTGGCATAGCTAaatcaatcaaataaagatgtatgtatgtatatacccTTTCTGCCAAACTGTGACTGTCAGTAGCTTGACCTCTTCTAGCTCTGACATGAACCACTTCTTTAGGTTTCTCCATTTCCTTCTCATTACTTTTTGCTCTTTTCCCTCTTCCTGAATTCTGCATAACAATCataccaaataaaaaaaagttgaaatttaCCCTTCAAAAGccataaaagaaaatagaagtaAAAGTACGGTGGAGGCCGAATGGATAAATTAATCATTTACGTCATTGTaaagaataaattgatattttttttaaaatctcatCCATTTATACCAATAAAGGCTGTCATGTTGATATGTTGAGATGGGTttttatagtaaaaatagataaaatttttaataaaaaattattttactctTTGATATAATATAAGGGTTTTTTTAGACTTTTTTtgagtataaaaataaaaaaatacaatccaaaacttttaaaagaaaaaaagtttgaacattACACATACATTTCTTCTCTTGATCCCAGTTTCAGAAACCTGAGGAGATGTTGATGATGAGTTCCCGGAACTACTCTCTGATATATCCAATGCTTTTCTCTTGTTGCTAATCTCCTCCATTTCAGTTTTAGCACTGAAAATGGGCTGAGCAGACACTGAACTTTGGTTGCTATTATGGATAAAACCAGACATGGTTTCTCCTTGAGATGCTTGGTTACTGAACAAGCTGTCATTAATGGAGAGAGGGAAGAAGGTTTGGAAATTGAAGGCTGAGTTGTCTAATATGAAACTTTGGGGGTTTAACTCAGCAAATTGGGTAAGTGATTCCATGGTAGGATCAATATCCAAGAAAGGAAATGGTTGCCTATAACTTTGCGCTGAGAAATCAGCCATTGGAATCTgttggtattttttttttcttgattttgggTGATGAAGAATGGGATGAGAGTAGTATTTATAGAGAgggataaatttttaatatccatgtaaaaaagaattatatatatattttttaagtttacattatttttaagaataaaataagagatgTATTTTGAGAGGACCACGTGGCAATTTAGGCTTCTGTGATTCTGCTC
The Gossypium hirsutum isolate 1008001.06 chromosome A07, Gossypium_hirsutum_v2.1, whole genome shotgun sequence genome window above contains:
- the LOC107926665 gene encoding transcription factor BEE 1 isoform X1, which produces MADFSAQSYRQPFPFLDIDPTMESLTQFAELNPQSFILDNSAFNFQTFFPLSINDSLFSNQASQGETMSGFIHNSNQSSVSAQPIFSAKTEMEEISNKRKALDISESSSGNSSSTSPQVSETGIKRRNVCNSGRGKRAKSNEKEMEKPKEVVHVRARRGQATDSHSLAERVRRGKINERLRCLQDIVPGCYKTMGMALMLDEIINYVQSLQNQVEFLSMKLTAASTYYDFNSESDAMERMQREKAEEAKELERLMREGYVGIGGVACFHSSSTYGPL
- the LOC107926665 gene encoding transcription factor BEE 1 isoform X2, translating into MADFSAQSYRQPFPFLDIDPTMESLTQFAELNPQSFILDNSAFNFQTFFPLSINDSLFSNQASQGETMSGFIHNSNQSSVSAQPIFSAKTEMEEISNKRKALDISESSSGNSSSTSPQVSETGIKRRNNSGRGKRAKSNEKEMEKPKEVVHVRARRGQATDSHSLAERVRRGKINERLRCLQDIVPGCYKTMGMALMLDEIINYVQSLQNQVEFLSMKLTAASTYYDFNSESDAMERMQREKAEEAKELERLMREGYVGIGGVACFHSSSTYGPL